Genomic segment of Denticeps clupeoides chromosome 13, fDenClu1.1, whole genome shotgun sequence:
AACCTTAATTAGCGCTGTTAATTAATAATCGTTCATTAGAAACGTTAATAAGCGCTGTTAATTAATAATCAAAAGAAGACTGTAAAGGCCGAACACGGCAGAAATAAAAGCGCTTTTGAATGGAACGTTAAAAGAAGTGCGTTTAAAGAAACGTGAAAGTTTTTTGTCGCTTAATGGCCATTTTTAAGCAGAAAATAAAGCGCTTGGTGAACAATGCGCGCCTTTCAGCGGgttggtggaggtggagaagaagggaggaaggaggaggaggaggaggaggaaggcggGTTCTACGTCTCCGGTGACACGGCGGGCGCCGGAGAGAAAAAGTCGCCCCGGCAGCGGAGGCTGGGAAGTCGGGGGAGAAGCGGGCATGGTCGGCCGGGAATAGCGCCCGCAGTTCACCGCGCCGCGAGTCCCTCTTCCGTCCGGATCGCCCGCGGAGCGATGGTGGGTCGACTGAACCTGCGCCATGTGTCAGACGACGACCCGCTGGAGATGAGCTCCAAGCCCGAGCGGGCTCTGGACAGCCCGGACTCGGGGCTGCCGCCCAGTCCCAGTCCGAGCCCGTGGCCGGTGCCGGTGCCGGCCTCCGGGACGGGCGGTTCGGCGTCGGAGGACGAGGCCCGGGGGCAGTGCGTGGTGCGTATCCGAGCGGCGGAACCGGTTCTTCTGGGTTTAATGGCCCTTCAACGCTTTTTCGTTTCAAAATGCAGTTTGCGGTTCTAAACTCGGGTGCTGTGATTCGCAGGTTCCCGTTAAGACGAAGTTCGCCCCGCTGTGCCCCTTGTCGTATGGAGAGGGGATCGAGCTGGACCCTCTGCCCCCGAAGGAAATCAGGTAAGGTCTCGGCATGTCGCTCTGTTGTCACCCGGAAGGGTCGGCGCCCCGGTTGACCCCTGACTTCCTGCCTCTGGTCCCGCAGGTACACCTCATCCGTGCGCTACGACTCGGACCGACACTTCATCCACAACGTCTCCATGCAGCCCCGCGGCCTGGGCCTGGACCTGTGCAGCCAGACGGTCCTGGCCCTGCCCGGCAGCACCTGGAGGCGCTACAGGACCCAGCTGGAGTTCCAGCCGCGCCAGCGGGTGCAGCGGGTGCAGAGCACCACCATCGTTTACCCCAAACACGCCCGGACCGTCTACACCACCCAGCTGAACTACAACGGCCAGAGGCTGGCCAGGAGGTTCCTCTCCAGCGTGGAGCTGGAGGCCTCCGACTACAGACCCGGAAAACACTAGATTACGAATACGGGCCGAGTCCAGGCTGGTGCTTAACGGGGGGGTCGAACTTGAAGGGACTTGAAAGTGAACAAAGGACCTTTGGTGCCACTCCTGTAAGCACCAGAGGTGATTGCTCGGCTATGAACGGATTAAGGATGGCGGTTCCGTCCATGCCGGTGTCACCGGTGGGAGTTCAGGGCCGGGTACATCTCTTGGGTAACAGGGTATTGTTGGAATTGTCTTtcattatttgttgttttttttttttttttggcacaaaCGGACGGTCTTCCTCTTAACACGCCCTGAGCACGGTGCCGGACCGGTGGGGTTTGTACTGCTGTAAATATTGTTGGTTCTTTCTATATATTTgtatttccatctttttttttttttttttttgtgtttgatttgCGGAGCATTGTAACCAGAAACTAGAATTCACACAGGGCTTGGTGTGTTCACACGCCGTGTTTTTTAATTCGCATAACACCGAAATAGCTTCTGTCTCATCAGATCCTGCAGCGTTTTGGCCTGCGCCATGACTgctgttgtatttattttagggCCCTCGACGTCGCGGTTATTTTATTCATCTCTACTCTCTATGATGCCTTATGAACAGCCAGGTTGGGTAAATATTttgattcgatttttttttcttttatagtcacaaataaatacatatttaaaagaCCCTCTTTGCCCATGTCGGAATTCGTGTGATTTAGTTAATTTGGTGAGTTCAGCTAtttgctctttatttatttatccttgTCCTGTTTGAGGCGGAACCGCGTAGAATTAGCGACCCCTGCCGGACGGAAGCGGTGCTGCCGAGTCAGGAATCGTAAATAAGACAACAGGTATCGAAAGATAGTGCACTTGTTTTTCTTATCACTTGCGTTTCCTGACGTTAGAGGAATAACGTCAGTATGAACGTTCATAAGATGGACCCTATTACTGGTGAAGTACGTGCAATCACTCAAGCTCAACGGATAGCCTAGTTGAACTTCACAGATGTTCTATTCTAGTCcgggactaggcttaatccgtGCACAGGAACCAAAGTTAAAATGCTCAGTTCCTGTTGTGCTTCCACCGGTCCCTTTCCAAAAAATAAACTCCGGTGACAAATATACGATGCTCCGTGAAATGAGTAGGTTTCATTTTAGGGTGATTTTTTTCAGACAGAACGTGAAAGCGTTATAATTTAAATGGCAGTTGCACGTCGTGGCCGCCAGGCGTCGCTAACGCGCTTAATTTCTGAACACTTCCGCCTTTTCTGCTCCGAGAACCCAACACGCATATCTATAATTTCCATTCGCTTCCATGTCCGCGTTTGCTTTTACATAGGTTGTCCTGTGTCGAAACGCCGAATTAAAAATTTCTGCTCGAAACTGTAATACAAGAAAAGAAACAGTGCGACCGCGACGTGTTTTGACAGATGACGTCACGGCGCATCGACATGTCCAGACATAACACGCGGATATTGGACCGCGTCAGGAGACGGAGCGCCGATCCGGCTCGACCTCGTTATTTAATCCATGGTGCGCCGGTTCTGCGTTATGGGGGACAGCGAGGACGTGTGGAGTGACATCAGCGACTCGGAGTTTCTCAGCATTCAGCTGGACGAGATCGATGGTTAGTAAATTTCCACCATTTCTTATTTATAGAGGGAACACTTACAATACAAAACTCCCAAGTCAACCACACTTCTGTGAAGTCAAattgtccacttaggaagcaacaccgATTGACGATCAATCTcccatgctgttgtgcaaatggaatagacaacaggtagaAATTAtgggcaattagcaagacgtccccaataaaggcgtggctCTGCAGGTTTGAATGTTGGCGGTGCTTTAACTGTAGTGGTAGcaggagacggagtctacaaagGTATTACAGCTCATCCatcccttgtgagaccatatgctggctTGGTCGGCCTTGTTTTAAGGACCTTACATCAAAAGTTGGATCAACCTGTAGTgcgtttttccactttaatatTGAGTGTGACCTCCATGATAcatttgattttgttgtcagcacattcagaTATGTGAAGAAGAATGtctttaataagaatatttcattcattcagatccaGAATGTCTTATTTtcgtgttccctttattttttaagcAGTGTATATCAATCCCTGACGTTGTTAGTCTATCAGTCTAAAAAGTCTATCAGTCTATATAATTGCAAAGGAACATGCAAAGCTGGTAAGAaattgtgtgcgtgtttgttgAACGCACTCATAGTATCATTAGGCTCCGGTATATCATAGTCACCGTGTAATTATGTCTACATTTATTGTTCCTTATCATCTGATTTAGAGCCCTGTGTGTCCGGTGCACAAAGCCATGGAAATGAGGAGCCGTGTGCAGGCAGGAGTCCGGAGACGAGGTCTGTAAAATATGGGAACTTTGTGACCTACAGTAAAGAACTCTGGCGTACTCGTGGGCACTGTTTTCGttggtggtagcagcctagtaggtaacacactcatctataaaccagaagaccccggttcaaaccccaccagcTACgttagtgtccctgagcaggacacttaacccagagtgtctccggggggggcgTCCATGTCACTACTGGTCGTAAgtgggcgtctggtaaatgccgtaaatgtacacgTTGACCCATGGTGTGCTATCTGACCAAAGATTTTTGCGTGTGACAGTCCACAGAAGGCGGCCCGTGCTGCACTGAAGCAGATATGGAGCCGCTCACCCCTGAAAAGAAGACGTGTGTCGCTCTACAGCATGAACCCGCTCGAGTATTTCCGCCGGCGACACCTGAGTGTGACGTTGCTGTGCGAGCAGTCGTGGTGTGAGGTGAAGGTGGTCTGCGGGCTGCTGCGGCCTCTGGACAAAAAGGCAGAAATGGCGAGGCCAGAGGTGAAGATGGGCGCTGagatccatttaaaaaaaggtgtggTGAGCATTAGAGGTGGGGACTGTCAGTCTTTCGAGTGTCAGGTCATGCGTTTCAATTAAGATTCGATATCTGGCATCACGATGCAACCCATACATTATTCACAATAACTTAATTAGTCAGTGAGGTGCAAGTGCGagtttgtggcatcaggtgagcccATTTCTCAAAGCATCCGTACGGACGTTCGACATCAGCATTCTGATCGATACAATCGATTGTGttttgcactgcatcaatgcacaatcgtccacgtctgcatcgcgatgcatcgatcatgagattaatttcaacacttttttttatttttttttattataatatcatTGAggtggggcggcggtggcctagcaggtgaggGAGCGGACTCGTAGCCAAAGGGGTTCAaaatccactgaggtccccttgatcaaggtaccgtccccacacgctgctccccaggcacctttcgtggctgcccactgctcaataccgagttcaatgcagaggacacatgtcattgtgtgcaccacgCGCTGTGCTAttctgtgtgtcacaatgacaggaAAAATCACTTTCGCTTTGTGTCAGCCTTTGCATTATGCAAATTAACTCTGGAATGCGGATCATTTTAGACATGCTTGCAGGGAGGAGTGCATCTCGCCGTAAATAACAGTAACAACATTTGCACACCCGCTTTCAGCGAGAGGATGAAAATGCGATATTACTACTACATCTTCTCCCAGCATTAGAAGTCCACGAGGAGGTGCCCATCCTTGTCCTGTCGAGGGAGGACGACGAGGCAGTCAGGGCCCTCAACGTCATGCAGAAGATTGTGACGTTAGAGACAGGTGCAGGTTAAAGTTGACTCCCCAGCAGAGTTCCTAATGATGCCGTCACCGGATCGTCTTGCAGTCACGGCCGTGAAATTTGTGCTTCAGGGATGTGTGTGCGAGAGTTCCCGGTGTTTGGAGTGCTCGAGGGGGTTTTCGTCATGGGTTTCATTGATGAGCTGAGCTACGATGAACGGGGACAACTGGTCCTCAGTGAGCTGAAGACCAGGAGACAGATGTCCATCCCTCGACCCGCTCAGATCAAGAGAGACGGCCTGCAGGTCCGTGGCTATTCCGCTGCGGTGTAACTTGGTTACAGGGTCCTGTACAAGTCTCTTTAAGGACTGGCTTCTTCCCTTTTCGTGGCAGGTTCGGCTGTATATGCTCCTTTTTAACGGGATGATCTCAGGCAGCGTGAGTAAGAGTGACATCACGGACCACCTCGGGCTGCAGGCGGGCCGGGCTCTCGGAACAGACGTGCTGAATCATGCCAGGGCTATGGGCGTCCAGGCGGACACCTTCGGCACCCTTCTGGAAGTAATGCTGCGGAGGCTGGCGCTTTCAAACGTGCGCCCCCCCGCGCACCTCAGACTCCAGTACTGTCACCAGGGCTCCGGAGACCCCATCGGCACCGAGGACGTCCCGTTTGAGGAGCCGGCACTGCGGGCCGAGCTGCAGGGTTACCTGGCCTACTGGACGGGCAACAGGGAGGCCAGGGGAGTGGACATAGAGGACGCTTGGAAATGTCAGTCTTGTCATTATCAGGCGAGCTGTGAATGGAAAAAGAACAATTTTCCCACGGCTCACAGTCACGAGAAACcataagtacatttaaaaatacaccAAAATGGCAAAGTGGGTGCCATTATACAACAAGTGACATTTGCACCACTACAGTTTAATAGATTTCATGCTATTATTTCTTTTAATCTGTCAATTTAATGCTAATTAACATTTAGTGTCTCAGTCATTGTTTATACACCACAGTATGATATCTCtaaatattagaaatatttaaCTGTAGAGATGATATGTGGACTGACCTTAACTCACTCAGCACACtaagaaaaatatatgtagAATATCAGTGTATAATCTTTTTAAACGCCGATAATTTAGATATACCTATATCTAATTTTAACTGAACGATACAtggaaatatgtttttttttaattatgctgATTAATGGAAAGTATTTTCTATTTCACATTTATCATgaataatatatgtatttacaatgtaaataatataaagaCATATGTCAGTTCATTTGAAAAGATGCAGTGTTTTACGGGCAGTGGTGTGATTGGAAACAATCCATCtttgaataaatgtgaataGACCGATGAGTCTAGTTTCAGTCTGTTGGCACCCAAAACAAGATTCACTAATGGTCAGTTTCTCACTGACCGACCACTGTGAGATTACAGGGACCATTCTTAACACAGCAGTGAAATTATGATTTGATTCAGATTTGAGTTTTATTCCTCCCCAACATATCCAGACACAGGTCATGTCTTTCCAAGAGACccatattttaatttcatatcCTTTCCTGTAATTAGAAAAAGTTATACAAATACAGGCTTTGTGAGCGTCATGCTGAAATGCCACTTTTCGCCACCTGGAGGGGCTCTTGTCCTGAAGTGGTCGTTTCATTTCACATTCAGCTCATCCCTTGATAAGAATTTCAGTGCATGTCATTAAAAAGGACGATCTACGTGAGTCGCAATCACTGACTTCTGTTATGTTCTGTCCAGAGGGCAGAATGACAGATCGATAACGAGTACGTGCCGGTTAAAAGGGTCTGAAACGGAATCGTGGTGTAGGGTTCAACGTTAACCTTTAGGCGGCATTGTTCGAGAGAGGCCTGGAGTCTGTCCTCATTATTGGCTTGACACACTGGGATTTAATGCATGGGGGAGACTGACATTTAAAGCCTGAGAGGCGTCCTCGCTGACCCCAGACTTCAGGCCAAAAGTCGGGCAAACATCTGACAGGCCGTTCAAACAGAAAACGTAAATGCTGGGTTTATGATTGTCACATGGGACATTTTAACCTTTTCTTCCCTCTTTAACCATTTACCTGTGTGCTATCCATCTCCTCCGTCCATCTGTGTTGTTTTAGGAACAAACTGaattattggggcagtggtggcctagcagttaaggaagcggccccgtaaccagaagaatcccgatccgccaaggtgctactgaggtgccactgagcaaagcactgtccccacactgttacacactgcgcctgtcatggctgccaccctgctcaccaagggtgatgggttaaatgcagaggacaaatttcactgtgttcaccgtgtgctgtgctgctgtgcatcacatgtgacaatcacttcactttactttactatggTAAAAAAGGTTAGATTACCAGGTTTCAGCAAAAtatatgattcttttttttatattctgagAATATTCCAAATATAATTCCAGAATCCATTTAGGAGAAAACCAGAGGGGATCTACCTTACATTTAGGTTGAAATGGAAGTAAATCAAGCAATCTATGGAAACTATTAATAAATTCTTGATCAATTTAATGTTATATATACATCTATGCCAATAAACTCATTCAGAAACATACATATATTAACTATTCGTCCCCTCATGTAGTCATGGCATAATATTAGAAATGACccattacttttttataaaatgtgctCTTTTCTGATGACCGTGGCAAAAGTAAAGTGTAAATCACCTATTAACAATAGTTCAAACCctacatactaccattgtgtttcttgctccagggggactgtccctgtaagaacacattgtaagtcgctctggacaagggcgaaaagtaaatgtagaaatgtaaatgaagtttaagttgagctttattgtcatttcagctatatacatgttagacggtacatagtgaaacagaataacatttctctggaacctggtgctacatgtaacatttgaatgattagacaaagttacctactgacataaagtgcaggGGTGCGACACATACAAaccgggctacataaagtgcaaacacggaacaggcagtgcaagagtaacatttaacagaaAAACAGGCCGAGACAGACAGGtgatatgaataataaataagtgTGAAGTAAAATTGAGCAAATTttgctgtgcaaaatagaaCAGTACATTAGTAGAccatattacagatagataatcaaaAAGGAACAACGCATgaatagatgatattacagatgattatacaatataacagaggtagagtgtgtgcgtgcgtgtgtgtgtgagggtgtcagtccagagtggaaaatccctgagtgttcaggtgtctgatggcctgtgggatgaagctgttgcagagtcttgcagggagggcccgaatgcttcggtatcCTTTCTGTGTGTGGAAGGTAGGAGGGTGAAtcgtgcatgtgaggggtgtgtagagtcctccACAATGCTGttggctttccggatgcagcatgtgtggtaaatgtctgttatggagggaagagggaCTCAGATGATCTTCTCAGACGTCCTCACTATCCGttgtagggtcttgtggtcaaatacagtgcagttcccaaatcagacagtgatgcagctggttagaatgctctcaatggatcctctatagaaggtggtgaggatggatggTATCCTAATGTATTGTaatgtattgaaatgtattggTATGGCTGAAGGAAAACACCTCAATGTAGCTGCTCGGATGATTTTATATGAGAAATACCCACCATGcagacattttaatgttgtttgtGGAGTCTGGAGTTCATCTCATGGACCTTCATACATAACCAGGCGCAAACTGCCACTCTAATTTAATATCAGACTGCAGTCTATAGCTTCCCTGCTCAATGGGACCGTACCTCATGCAGCAGTACGGTACCAATATTAGATTGCTTTCCAGCGGAGGTCGGATCCACTCCATTGGAAAATGGGTTAAGAGCCGGTGGCCTGCCAAGTGTTTGCTCTCCTGTGTGTTGTACGGAGTGGACCTGCTGACCGCCTCTCACGAGAAGCCCCGCAAGGCGGCGGGGCTAATGAAGCTGCTCCAGCTTTAATGACCCTCATTCGGAGGCTGTTAAAAGCTCTCCCACTCACCTCGCTGACGTCCCCCCGCGGCgccaccccccccacctccacaaACACTTTGTCCACCTGGGAAACGCTGGAGCTGCTCACACACGCTAATGTG
This window contains:
- the rflnb gene encoding refilin-B isoform X5, with amino-acid sequence MVGRLNLRHVSDDDPLEMSSKPERALDSPDSGLPPSPSPSPWPVPVPASGTGGSASEDEARGQCVVPVKTKFAPLCPLSYGEGIELDPLPPKEIRYTSSVRYDSDRHFIHNVSMQPRGLGLDLCSQTVLALPGSTWRRYRTQLEFQPRQRVQRVQSTTIVYPKHARTVYTTQLNYNGQRLARRFLSSVELEASDYRPGKH
- the rflnb gene encoding refilin-B isoform X1, which produces MVRRFCVMGDSEDVWSDISDSEFLSIQLDEIDEPCVSGAQSHGNEEPCAGRSPETSPQKAARAALKQIWSRSPLKRRRVSLYSMNPLEYFRRRHLSVTLLCEQSWCEVKVVCGLLRPLDKKAEMARPEVKMGAEIHLKKALEVHEEVPILVLSREDDEAVRALNVMQKIVTLETGMCVREFPVFGVLEGVFVMGFIDELSYDERGQLVLSELKTRRQMSIPRPAQIKRDGLQVRLYMLLFNGMISGSVSKSDITDHLGLQAGRALGTDVLNHARAMGVQADTFGTLLEVMLRRLALSNVRPPAHLRLQYCHQGSGDPIGTEDVPFEEPALRAELQGYLAYWTGNREARGVDIEDAWKCQSCHYQASCEWKKNNFPTAHSHEKP
- the rflnb gene encoding refilin-B isoform X4, giving the protein MQKIVTLETGMCVREFPVFGVLEGVFVMGFIDELSYDERGQLVLSELKTRRQMSIPRPAQIKRDGLQVRLYMLLFNGMISGSVSKSDITDHLGLQAGRALGTDVLNHARAMGVQADTFGTLLEVMLRRLALSNVRPPAHLRLQYCHQGSGDPIGTEDVPFEEPALRAELQGYLAYWTGNREARGVDIEDAWKCQSCHYQASCEWKKNNFPTAHSHEKP
- the rflnb gene encoding refilin-B isoform X3 — translated: MSPVCPVHKAMEMRSRVQAGVRRRALEVHEEVPILVLSREDDEAVRALNVMQKIVTLETGMCVREFPVFGVLEGVFVMGFIDELSYDERGQLVLSELKTRRQMSIPRPAQIKRDGLQVRLYMLLFNGMISGSVSKSDITDHLGLQAGRALGTDVLNHARAMGVQADTFGTLLEVMLRRLALSNVRPPAHLRLQYCHQGSGDPIGTEDVPFEEPALRAELQGYLAYWTGNREARGVDIEDAWKCQSCHYQASCEWKKNNFPTAHSHEKP
- the rflnb gene encoding refilin-B isoform X2, yielding MNPLEYFRRRHLSVTLLCEQSWCEVKVVCGLLRPLDKKAEMARPEVKMGAEIHLKKALEVHEEVPILVLSREDDEAVRALNVMQKIVTLETGMCVREFPVFGVLEGVFVMGFIDELSYDERGQLVLSELKTRRQMSIPRPAQIKRDGLQVRLYMLLFNGMISGSVSKSDITDHLGLQAGRALGTDVLNHARAMGVQADTFGTLLEVMLRRLALSNVRPPAHLRLQYCHQGSGDPIGTEDVPFEEPALRAELQGYLAYWTGNREARGVDIEDAWKCQSCHYQASCEWKKNNFPTAHSHEKP